Proteins encoded in a region of the Mariprofundus ferrinatatus genome:
- a CDS encoding Gx transporter family protein produces MNHPLPRPPLAQLQGRANWVALLLLAIGLHVFEAALPSLGPWFKPGLANLVTLLALLWLGPSAALMLSIGRVIVGSFFIGTLFTPTFVISMAGGLAAALFMIAAWRFIPGITLIGVSLLGALAHMVAQFVTVETLFIQQSALYFALPPLLLLSTMTGWLNGALAGYIAARLEYPDENR; encoded by the coding sequence ATGAATCATCCGCTGCCACGGCCACCGCTTGCCCAGCTGCAGGGCAGGGCGAACTGGGTGGCACTGCTGCTGCTGGCCATTGGACTGCATGTTTTTGAGGCAGCGCTTCCCAGCCTCGGGCCATGGTTCAAGCCGGGGCTTGCCAACCTTGTTACGCTGCTTGCCCTGCTCTGGCTCGGCCCCAGTGCCGCACTCATGCTCTCCATCGGTCGCGTCATCGTTGGCAGCTTCTTTATCGGTACACTCTTTACGCCTACATTCGTTATCAGCATGGCTGGCGGCCTCGCTGCCGCTCTTTTCATGATTGCGGCATGGCGCTTTATTCCGGGCATCACACTTATCGGTGTCAGCCTGCTGGGGGCTCTCGCCCACATGGTGGCTCAGTTTGTAACAGTGGAGACACTTTTTATTCAGCAGAGCGCTCTCTATTTCGCGCTGCCCCCATTGCTGCTTCTCTCTACAATGACCGGCTGGCTAAATGGGGCGCTGGCAGGGTATATTGCGGCGAGACTTGAGTATCCTGATGAAAACAGATGA
- a CDS encoding NusG domain II-containing protein, with protein sequence MAASVNTRIPRQGMRTLLMGSVSDRILLFVSLTAIASAWFFVQAVAASGPAVAEVYFGKTLLATYPLPNAGEPPTHLQVEGSIGAAEIVIDESGVRFSASPCDAQRCVYSGAHQHAGDMIVCVPNRILIAIRGRTQGRFDAIVE encoded by the coding sequence ATGGCTGCATCAGTGAATACCCGAATTCCCCGCCAGGGCATGAGAACCCTGCTTATGGGAAGTGTGAGCGATCGAATCCTGCTGTTCGTTTCGCTGACAGCAATCGCTTCGGCGTGGTTTTTCGTACAGGCTGTGGCCGCATCCGGCCCTGCCGTAGCCGAGGTCTATTTCGGGAAAACGCTGCTTGCCACCTATCCACTTCCCAATGCCGGGGAACCGCCCACACACCTGCAGGTCGAGGGCAGTATCGGTGCAGCCGAGATCGTGATTGATGAGAGCGGCGTCCGCTTCAGCGCTTCGCCCTGCGATGCTCAACGCTGTGTCTATTCCGGCGCCCACCAACATGCGGGTGATATGATCGTCTGCGTTCCCAACCGTATTCTGATTGCCATCCGCGGTCGCACCCAGGGTCGTTTCGATGCCATTGTCGAATAA
- a CDS encoding SDR family NAD(P)-dependent oxidoreductase: MRGQSLAKVTGETMLQVFNIDCVGPLRVVQRLAERVAVAKGVIANVSSKMGSSEDNSSGGTYAYRAAKAGLVIVSKSMAVDLAPLGVQVITLHPGWVATDMTGNSGLIDVDTSVAGMCRVINEARDYSPGQFIAFDGKVVPY; the protein is encoded by the coding sequence ATGAGGGGGCAGTCACTGGCGAAGGTTACGGGCGAAACGATGCTGCAGGTATTCAATATCGATTGCGTCGGGCCTTTGCGGGTAGTGCAGAGGCTGGCCGAGCGAGTGGCTGTTGCCAAAGGTGTGATTGCAAACGTCAGTTCTAAAATGGGCTCATCAGAGGATAACAGCAGCGGTGGCACCTATGCCTATCGCGCTGCCAAGGCGGGGCTGGTGATCGTTTCAAAATCGATGGCGGTTGATCTGGCCCCGCTTGGGGTGCAGGTGATCACGCTGCATCCTGGCTGGGTGGCCACAGACATGACCGGAAACAGCGGGCTGATCGATGTCGATACATCCGTTGCCGGCATGTGTCGGGTGATTAACGAGGCGCGCGATTATTCCCCCGGACAGTTTATTGCATTTGACGGTAAAGTTGTGCCATATTAA
- a CDS encoding mechanosensitive ion channel family protein, producing the protein MPETSNIQELISVYVIPWGINIALALAIFVVGRRVAKILLSVVDKMLRKADLDPILVNFVHSILNALLLLVIIIASLDQLGVDTTSFIALIGAAGLAVGLALQGSLQNFAAGVLLIVFRPFKVGDFVEAAGTSGVIEVIGIFTTTMKTGDNREIIIPNGSIYNGTITNYSARPTRRVDMVFGIGYGDDIRKAKEIMQGIIDADERILKEPAPLIAVGALADSSVNFNVRPWVNSGDYWPVYFDLNEKIKLAFDENGISIPYPQMDLHISKPE; encoded by the coding sequence ATGCCTGAAACATCAAATATCCAGGAGCTGATAAGCGTTTATGTTATCCCCTGGGGAATCAATATTGCGCTCGCGCTGGCAATCTTTGTTGTCGGTCGCCGGGTTGCAAAAATCCTGCTTAGTGTCGTTGATAAAATGCTTAGAAAGGCCGATCTGGACCCAATACTGGTCAATTTCGTTCATTCGATCCTCAACGCCCTGTTGCTGCTTGTTATTATCATCGCCTCCCTCGACCAGCTCGGCGTCGATACAACCTCCTTTATCGCGTTGATCGGTGCTGCCGGTCTTGCTGTCGGCCTGGCGCTGCAGGGCTCCCTGCAGAACTTTGCCGCAGGTGTGCTGCTGATCGTATTCCGCCCTTTCAAGGTGGGTGACTTTGTTGAAGCAGCGGGTACCTCCGGCGTAATTGAAGTGATTGGTATCTTTACCACCACGATGAAAACAGGCGATAACCGCGAGATCATTATCCCTAACGGCTCAATCTATAACGGGACAATCACCAACTATTCGGCACGCCCAACCCGGCGCGTCGATATGGTGTTCGGGATCGGTTATGGCGACGATATCCGCAAGGCCAAGGAGATCATGCAGGGCATTATCGATGCCGATGAGCGCATCCTGAAAGAGCCTGCGCCATTGATTGCCGTGGGAGCACTTGCCGACTCGAGTGTTAACTTCAATGTCCGCCCATGGGTCAACTCAGGCGATTACTGGCCTGTTTACTTCGATCTCAACGAGAAGATTAAACTGGCATTCGATGAAAACGGCATCTCCATCCCGTATCCGCAGATGGATCTGCATATTTCCAAGCCGGAATAA